The following DNA comes from Rhipicephalus microplus isolate Deutch F79 chromosome 6, USDA_Rmic, whole genome shotgun sequence.
CgggctttttcttcttgttgTAAAACAAGTGTGAAGTTCTGAAAGATACTGTTGTGCACTGCCCATGTGTTAGTAGATTGTACAGTCCATAGCTTTGCTTTCTATTTTTATTTGTTGACACGCTGAACCTAACAATTCTCGCGACTCAATATTAACGTGCTTTGACAGAATCCCAGTGCCTGTTTAGCCCTAATCTTTTCGAACCATGTGATTTCCAGCCAGGCAAATTAAAGCTCGAATAGGTTTTACGGACTGAGTCTGATGTAATATTTCTAACAGAGGAAAACTTCCCAGTTAATTGAAAAAACATATACACATACAATACATCCAAGAAAATTAATTTGTGAGTGTATTTTGTTATTTCTTCCCATAGGGTGAATAGGTTTTCGATTTCGAAGTATCCCGTCAGAATATATTGGCAATGTAATTTCTCTGGAGTGGTGTATGTGTGTGTTGGTGGCTGCATACCTATCTGTGTTTTGACCGTCTCAGGTATACATAACGGTATCACAAATTCGGAACTTGGTGCTTTGTGCGAAAATTGATCTTGTATCTTCAATATTTTCCCAaatgcagtagctccactgcccGAACCACAACCAAAACCACCGTGCTGCCCTGGAAGTCGTCAAACATCAAACGAATGGTCTTCCCTTCCCTGCTGCAACACTCCGTCAGCTTCACGTCCCCCATGCTGTTCCATAAGGGTTCAAATCACCAGCCACCAGTCTTCTCTTCCGTGTTGCAACACCACACAAGCCGTCTACCCTCCTGTCTCAGGCCTGCCTTGCTGCCAGTAAAATTACGGAAGAcgttgaaataataaaaaaggcaatAAACTTTTTTGTCTGGGTGATATTAGACAGTTAATTTtacttactttcaattttttATGCAATAATCCGCAAATTTGAGTAAAATGCGGATTGGTCATCTGTACAACAAACCGTATGATTTACTCGGTGAGTgcattgggacgttaaactacacgAAATATTAATATTAGTGCTATGATAGCAAGGACATGTTTGCAAAGTGATCTTATCTATGTGATGATTTTTCTGATGCTGCCTATTCTACGCGTATAACTGTCGGTCTGTTGCTTACTACATGTAATTTGAGCGAATGCCAGAGTGACCAAGGCCATACGTTCTGTCATTGAGCACCAGGCGACGTTTTCTCTGTACCAGTATACCAGGACATGGCGCTGTTCTTCCCGCAACTGAGATCGCTCCCCTGTATGTCGCCTTAGTTGTTCAAGATATTGGAGGGGAGACTCTCAactgac
Coding sequences within:
- the LOC119167949 gene encoding uncharacterized protein LOC119167949 isoform X3, with amino-acid sequence MVSLAAKSLQLSMWSARATAFQLQQWTSHERSTRRRAKTIPGSSTARTTTKTTVLPWKSSNIKRMVFPSLLQHSVSFTSPMLFHKGSNHQPPVFSSVLQHHTSRLPSCLRPALLPVKLRKTLK